The Ochotona princeps isolate mOchPri1 chromosome 1, mOchPri1.hap1, whole genome shotgun sequence genome has a segment encoding these proteins:
- the LOC101516846 gene encoding ubiquinol-cytochrome-c reductase complex assembly factor 2 → MAASRYRRFLKLCEEWPVDETKRGRDLGAYLRQRVAQAFREGENTQIAEPEACDEMYESLARLHSNYYKHKYPRPRETSFSGLSLEEYKLILSTDTLEEFKEMNKGMWKKLQEKFASQSPEEKHKAWARALSRPPT, encoded by the exons ATGGCCGCCAGCCGCTACCGGCGATTTCTTAAGCTGTGTGAGGAATGGCCGGTGGACGAGACCAAACGGGGCCGGGACTTGGGCGCTTACCTGCGGCAGCGGGTAGCACAGGCCTTTCGGGAGGGAGAAAATACGCAG ATTGCAGAGCCCGAGGCCTGCGATGAGATGTACGAGAGCTTAGCACGGCTCCATTCAAATTACTACAAACACAAG TACCCACGCCCCAGAGAGACCAGCTTCAGCGGCCTGTCCCTGGAAGAGTACAAGCTGATCCTGTCCACAG ATACCTTGGAAGAGTTTAAGGAAATGAACAAAGGCATGTGGAAGAAACTGCAGGAGAAGTTTGCCTCCCAGAGTCCCGAGGAGAAGCATAAGGCCTGGGCGCGGGCCTTATCCCGCCCACCAACCTAG